A window of Dehalococcoidia bacterium genomic DNA:
GGCGGTGTCGCTGCCGGGGCCACCGGGGCCGCCGAAGCGGGTTGCGGAGCGGGCCGCGGCGCGGGCGCTACAGGTTGAGGAGGCGTCCGCTCGGGAACGGCAACATGGTCTTCAGTCTGCTGGGGGTGCTGCCTGCTGGCGGGTTCGGAGAAAAGCCCCAGGAGGCGACGCCAAGGAGACCGGCCGCGTTTATCGGTTGAAGGGGGTGTGGGTGTCATGATCTGGATACAGTATACCAAGACTCTCCAGTTTATGCAAACAGACCGTGTTCTCTCCCGCCATTATGGTGCATGGCGACGACATGCGGTGGTCGGCGCGGTGTTGTGCATCATGACGCTTCCCTTGACGTTGCGGACGCCCTCTGGTAGCCTTCGCGGGACACGCACTATGAGAAGCAGAGCCAAGGCCCTTCTGACCCGCGTTTTCGCCGAGCCGGTCGCCCGGTGGCTGGCGCGCACCGGCGTCAGCCCGAACGCCCTGACCATCGTGGGGCTGCTCATCAGCCTGGCGGCGGCGCTGGCCGTCGCCGTGGGCTATGTCGCGGCGGGAGGCGTCATCCTGCTGGCGGCGGGCCTTTTCGACATGCTGGACGGGGCGCTGGCCCGTGCGTCCAACAGGGTCACGCGCTTCGGGGCGCTGCTGGACTCGACGGCGGACCGCGTCGCGGAGGCAGCGGTCTTCGGCGGGCTGG
This region includes:
- a CDS encoding CDP-alcohol phosphatidyltransferase family protein is translated as MRSRAKALLTRVFAEPVARWLARTGVSPNALTIVGLLISLAAALAVAVGYVAAGGVILLAAGLFDMLDGALARASNRVTRFGALLDSTADRVAEAAVFGGLAWRSVGLGDAAGVMLAFAALVASFLVSYLRARSEGLGVPGDIGIAARPERVILLALGL